In Gemmatimonadota bacterium, the following are encoded in one genomic region:
- a CDS encoding efflux RND transporter permease subunit, whose amino-acid sequence LHPRRDVALILGGFVILTFLLPMRSVTMDNSSSDPRQVWMYIEPGEFASLEYTDRFVTDLENQWMASADSLNIRAIRSDFRPGRITFEVFLHSGSDDSVWDVLRHKAKAPWVWGSLALCAVVLVLVRRKNNAFQITAVLTALYVAILLILGTQGGLQSYRSSEEVARIIRETIPEVPGLVVKWRWGEGGEEDPRVSIALHGENPRRLEQIAEDVNARLDQLPEITAITTDLDNEETQDEVQVTVDREMSGKFGLTPRRVAEMTLSGIRGNELKRLKTEDREIRVWVQSKEEDRETVHQLRDQAVYLDDGTQLPLATMASFTQTPAFRTVFRRDSETILMVRANTTKEGIETLGGKISTSLADLSLPRGYSWRLGDRWEQLEEDTAAMVTAILLALVAVLLLLGSLFESYIDPLIIILVSIPFAYFGCYWMLWATGTNMSILAMIGIVILIGVVVNNAIVFIDHIKHLEREGRLKGQDLIIQAGRDRLRPILMTAFTTMLGLLPMAIGTATLGDQPYYPMGRSVMGGLIFSTIGAMIALPLVYSAFEDLRNWWGGIVARIKRPV is encoded by the coding sequence TGCTGCACCCGCGGCGCGACGTGGCGCTCATCCTGGGTGGATTCGTCATCCTGACCTTCCTGTTACCCATGCGCAGTGTGACCATGGACAATTCGTCCTCGGACCCGCGACAGGTCTGGATGTATATCGAACCCGGTGAGTTCGCCAGCCTGGAATACACGGACCGGTTCGTGACCGACCTGGAGAACCAGTGGATGGCTTCGGCCGATTCGCTGAACATCAGGGCCATTCGGTCCGATTTCCGACCCGGACGTATCACCTTTGAAGTGTTCCTCCACAGCGGCTCGGACGACTCGGTCTGGGACGTCCTGCGGCACAAGGCAAAAGCGCCGTGGGTCTGGGGATCACTCGCCCTGTGCGCGGTCGTGCTCGTCCTGGTGCGCAGGAAAAACAACGCGTTTCAGATTACCGCCGTGCTGACGGCGCTATACGTCGCGATCCTCCTGATCCTCGGTACCCAGGGGGGCCTGCAGTCGTACCGGTCTTCGGAGGAGGTCGCCAGGATCATCAGGGAGACCATACCCGAGGTGCCGGGACTGGTCGTGAAATGGCGATGGGGCGAGGGTGGCGAGGAAGACCCGAGGGTAAGCATCGCCCTGCACGGGGAGAACCCGAGGCGGCTCGAGCAGATCGCGGAAGACGTGAACGCGCGGCTGGACCAGTTGCCTGAGATTACGGCCATCACCACCGATCTGGACAACGAGGAAACGCAGGACGAGGTCCAGGTCACCGTGGACCGGGAGATGTCGGGCAAGTTCGGACTTACACCCCGGCGCGTCGCCGAAATGACCCTCTCGGGCATCCGCGGCAACGAACTGAAGCGCCTGAAGACCGAGGACCGGGAAATCCGGGTATGGGTACAGTCCAAGGAGGAAGACCGTGAGACCGTCCACCAGCTTCGGGACCAGGCGGTCTACCTGGACGACGGCACCCAGCTCCCGCTGGCCACCATGGCCAGTTTCACCCAGACTCCGGCATTCAGGACCGTCTTCCGCAGGGACAGCGAGACCATCCTGATGGTCCGCGCGAACACCACCAAAGAAGGCATAGAGACCCTCGGCGGCAAAATCAGCACCAGCCTGGCGGACCTTTCCCTGCCCAGGGGCTACTCCTGGCGCCTCGGAGACCGCTGGGAGCAGTTGGAGGAAGACACGGCTGCCATGGTGACCGCGATCCTTCTCGCGCTCGTTGCCGTGCTATTGCTCCTGGGATCCCTGTTCGAGTCCTATATCGATCCGCTGATCATCATCCTCGTGTCCATCCCCTTCGCCTACTTCGGGTGCTACTGGATGCTGTGGGCTACCGGTACCAACATGTCGATACTCGCCATGATCGGCATCGTGATCCTGATCGGGGTCGTGGTCAACAACGCCATCGTATTCATCGACCACATCAAGCACCTGGAGCGGGAGGGTCGTCTGAAGGGACAGGACCTGATCATCCAGGCCGGCCGCGACCGCCTGCGGCCGATCCTGATGACCGCCTTTACCACCATGCTCGGTCTGCTGCCCATGGCGATCGGGACCGCCACCCTCGGCGACCAGCCCTATTACCCCATGGGCCGGTCCGTCATGGGCGGGTTGATCTTCTCCACCATCGGCGCCATGATCGCGCTGCCCCTGGTCTACAGCGCCTTCGAGGACCTGAGGAACTGGTGGGGCGGCATCGTGGCGAGGATCAAGCGCCCGGTCTGA
- a CDS encoding phytanoyl-CoA dioxygenase family protein, giving the protein MLSSGQIEQFHAFGFLVIRQAFSREEVDALIQEAAAACAQKLGRDIGEEEWFWDGEFVESRPALTRLVEDDRIYLTVTELLGDDLIWIGSEGMWGIDPKLADHTWHFDGHKTSRLLDYTRTKVMLYLDPQTKDTGALRVIPGSHRDPLHQALLPLQEAHLGGDPSPFGVDGPRIPGYSIETKPGDIVLFNQWLYHAVYGKKGKRRVIVFKFGPRPRTGAHRNMLHKGAPQGFRPHRSFLESGRPRLRRLAEGMSALGTEA; this is encoded by the coding sequence ATGCTCTCCAGCGGCCAGATCGAACAATTCCACGCCTTCGGTTTCCTGGTCATTCGCCAGGCGTTTTCCCGGGAGGAGGTAGACGCGCTGATCCAAGAGGCCGCCGCGGCGTGCGCGCAGAAGCTCGGCCGCGACATTGGCGAAGAGGAATGGTTCTGGGACGGGGAGTTCGTGGAATCGCGCCCCGCGCTGACGCGGCTCGTGGAAGACGACCGGATCTACCTGACCGTGACGGAACTGCTGGGCGACGACCTCATCTGGATCGGTTCGGAGGGGATGTGGGGGATCGATCCGAAGCTGGCCGACCACACCTGGCATTTCGACGGCCACAAGACGTCACGGTTGCTCGACTATACCCGGACCAAGGTCATGCTGTACCTCGATCCGCAAACGAAGGATACCGGCGCGCTTCGGGTCATCCCCGGCTCCCACCGGGACCCATTGCATCAGGCGCTTCTGCCCCTCCAGGAAGCTCACCTCGGCGGCGATCCCAGTCCCTTCGGGGTCGACGGCCCCCGGATCCCCGGCTACTCGATCGAGACCAAACCGGGCGATATCGTCCTGTTCAACCAGTGGCTCTACCACGCGGTTTACGGCAAGAAGGGGAAACGGCGGGTCATCGTCTTCAAGTTCGGGCCGCGACCGCGCACCGGCGCCCACAGGAACATGCTGCATAAAGGCGCGCCGCAGGGGTTCAGGCCCCATCGGTCATTCCTGGAGAGCGGGCGTCCCCGCTTGCGGCGACTGGCCGAGGGCATGAGCGCTTTAGGCACGGAAGCTTAG
- a CDS encoding alpha-N-acetylglucosaminidase C-terminal domain-containing protein, whose protein sequence is MFTLYKNRQAASRIVLSPTVGPSVQRAAREFQRIVKRMGGVEIPVLEASDRPPENRTGRSAGGHDEETGRVYIGWAPAGLGVDLSESTLGYDGYVVRCTGNTLVLAGRRPYSALYAVYRLFEEHLGCGFFEEGEQIPTRDTVSIGDLSGPEIYHRPRFKWRMYFANMQDAYSGMRWWTWDEFRPWVDYLVKKRFNILESGNIADCCGIGALAANRLGVPVQLTAWQAARIALLRRVFDYAREAGIRIRYRMQLHVGTPAVNPGFSPYADGRQLQEFVDGYEAKTGEKIRFAPLEWCGESEIVLDPRDPVTRRFTTAVVESYAEALGTDHLYSLWLPTEETWVEEDPDRAAELTHASVYGMIQAIRDGDPDAVLFSPRVCTDNPTAAAQAQAVRDAGLPVIGNMFLNHAGRMYDFLRCDYYWGLPWSTGMCGQCGRETNPNGDIRTAIDNARSLADHPRASNLQGFTVSSETNHRNVMTMDLYAELSWNPADLEPDAYVEQWNRRRYGPAAEETRPAVGILAGTIMSYFDPCTHNGPLYRNWDGTLLPGLTSGSVKRLIGFLPALHDMLEILLSQYDALEDSPMYRFDLVDIGRTYLAGIFNHRLADARKAFRAGDRERFEGMAAETEQAMLAMARYCSAHEQFRLKTHDDWAVRWPEIVPGHANSESNWITFTALISLENWQVLLDYLPEDFAEMIVHYFLPRVRQYLDRMRTLMDRGEDISERLVDRDSDVDLPSRVANWSTPRGNTPWSPYGDTCEPELTGEDEALALRLIKAGSVSGRYDFYEGPLDALVREMLDDFPPPGDIDEILLEEDYAPPGNRLVLHGMPGETIEGFNVPGFVERVEVPRELRDIIAVREVRREYNIARGEIALYQVTVPPEIDMIRREDEPAPSDGHNVAVFTFSVGDTAYKVWFDSGTELDVASFVVERTPASR, encoded by the coding sequence ATGTTTACACTTTACAAGAACAGACAGGCCGCGTCGCGGATCGTACTCTCACCCACGGTGGGACCTTCCGTGCAGCGGGCCGCCAGGGAATTCCAACGGATCGTGAAGCGCATGGGCGGGGTAGAGATCCCCGTCCTTGAAGCATCAGACCGGCCGCCGGAGAACAGGACCGGTAGATCCGCTGGCGGCCACGATGAAGAAACCGGCCGGGTGTACATCGGATGGGCGCCCGCAGGACTCGGCGTCGACCTCTCCGAATCCACCCTGGGATACGATGGATACGTCGTTCGGTGTACCGGCAACACACTGGTGCTCGCGGGTCGCCGCCCCTACTCCGCGCTTTATGCCGTGTACCGGCTGTTCGAAGAACATCTCGGTTGCGGTTTCTTCGAAGAAGGCGAGCAGATCCCGACAAGAGATACCGTCTCGATCGGCGACCTGAGCGGACCGGAGATATACCACAGGCCCCGGTTCAAGTGGCGGATGTACTTCGCGAACATGCAGGACGCCTACAGCGGCATGCGCTGGTGGACCTGGGATGAGTTCAGGCCCTGGGTCGACTACCTGGTCAAGAAGCGCTTCAACATCCTGGAAAGCGGCAACATCGCCGACTGCTGCGGTATCGGCGCGCTGGCCGCCAACCGGCTGGGCGTTCCGGTGCAGCTCACAGCGTGGCAGGCCGCGCGCATCGCCTTGTTGCGGCGCGTCTTCGACTATGCCCGGGAGGCCGGCATCCGGATCCGGTACCGCATGCAGCTCCACGTGGGCACCCCGGCGGTGAATCCCGGCTTCTCACCCTACGCCGACGGACGCCAGCTCCAGGAGTTCGTGGACGGGTACGAAGCCAAAACCGGAGAGAAGATCCGGTTCGCGCCGTTGGAATGGTGCGGCGAGTCCGAGATCGTACTCGACCCGCGGGACCCGGTGACCCGGCGCTTCACCACCGCCGTGGTGGAATCCTACGCGGAAGCGCTGGGCACGGATCATCTCTACAGCCTGTGGCTGCCCACGGAGGAGACCTGGGTCGAGGAGGACCCCGACCGGGCCGCCGAACTGACCCATGCGTCCGTCTACGGCATGATCCAGGCCATACGGGACGGCGATCCGGACGCGGTGCTGTTCAGCCCCCGGGTGTGCACGGACAACCCCACGGCGGCCGCCCAGGCGCAGGCGGTCCGCGACGCCGGCCTGCCCGTGATCGGCAACATGTTCCTCAACCACGCCGGGAGGATGTACGACTTCCTCCGGTGCGACTACTACTGGGGGCTGCCGTGGTCCACGGGCATGTGCGGCCAGTGCGGCCGGGAGACCAATCCCAACGGCGACATCAGGACGGCGATCGACAACGCCCGGTCCCTGGCGGATCATCCCCGGGCATCCAACCTGCAGGGGTTCACGGTGTCCTCGGAAACCAATCACCGGAACGTGATGACCATGGATCTCTACGCGGAACTGTCCTGGAACCCCGCGGACCTGGAACCGGACGCCTACGTCGAGCAGTGGAACCGAAGGCGGTACGGACCAGCGGCAGAAGAAACCCGTCCAGCCGTCGGGATACTCGCCGGCACGATCATGTCCTACTTCGATCCATGCACCCACAACGGCCCCCTGTACCGGAACTGGGACGGGACCCTGCTGCCCGGTCTCACATCGGGCTCGGTCAAACGGCTCATCGGGTTTCTGCCGGCGCTGCACGACATGCTCGAGATCCTGCTGTCCCAATACGATGCGCTCGAAGATTCCCCCATGTACCGCTTCGACCTGGTGGACATCGGCCGGACCTACCTGGCGGGCATCTTCAACCACCGGCTGGCCGACGCGCGCAAGGCCTTCCGCGCCGGGGACCGGGAACGGTTCGAAGGGATGGCCGCGGAGACGGAGCAGGCGATGCTCGCCATGGCCCGGTACTGCAGCGCCCACGAACAGTTCAGGCTGAAGACCCATGATGACTGGGCGGTCCGGTGGCCGGAGATCGTGCCGGGACATGCCAACAGTGAAAGCAACTGGATCACCTTCACCGCGCTGATCTCCCTCGAGAACTGGCAGGTGCTGCTCGACTACCTCCCGGAGGACTTCGCCGAGATGATCGTCCATTACTTCCTGCCTCGCGTCCGGCAGTACCTGGACCGGATGCGGACGCTCATGGATCGGGGAGAGGATATCTCGGAGCGGCTCGTGGACCGGGATTCGGACGTCGATCTGCCCTCCCGCGTGGCGAACTGGTCGACACCACGGGGCAACACGCCCTGGTCGCCCTACGGGGACACCTGCGAACCCGAGTTGACCGGAGAGGATGAGGCCCTTGCGCTCCGGCTCATCAAGGCCGGTTCCGTAAGTGGCCGGTACGACTTCTACGAGGGGCCGCTGGATGCCCTCGTCCGCGAGATGCTGGATGACTTCCCTCCGCCCGGGGACATCGATGAGATCCTCTTGGAGGAAGACTACGCGCCGCCGGGCAACCGGTTGGTACTGCACGGGATGCCAGGCGAAACGATCGAGGGATTCAACGTGCCCGGTTTCGTGGAACGGGTCGAGGTTCCGCGGGAGCTTCGCGACATTATCGCGGTACGCGAGGTACGCAGGGAATACAACATCGCCCGGGGCGAGATCGCCCTGTACCAGGTGACGGTGCCGCCGGAGATCGACATGATCCGCCGAGAGGACGAACCTGCCCCCTCGGACGGACATAACGTCGCGGTGTTTACCTTCAGCGTTGGAGACACGGCCTACAAGGTGTGGTTCGATAGCGGGACGGAGCTGGATGTGGCGTCATTCGTGGTGGAAAGGACACCGGCATCACGTTAG
- a CDS encoding TIGR02206 family membrane protein — protein sequence MTPTGFQTFGPPHLIVMGLTLVLPILLSKLARSASNERTAVRIGYLLAAMLLVNEISAWGFRLVQFGPEYMVRNHLPLHICGVASLITAATLIFRNKYTYEIAYFWGLVGSANAVITPGAMDTGFPSWRFFQYFIVHSGIVVAVLYATWGLGMRPTLRGLFRAFVALNLFAVIVGIVNLLMGSNYMYLSRPPWGTVSPFFFAPWPWYIPILDVVALAMFFAVYLPVHLSRGREARRVRPAARSGPVPPA from the coding sequence ATGACGCCAACCGGTTTCCAGACCTTTGGACCGCCCCATCTCATCGTCATGGGGCTTACCCTCGTGCTGCCCATTCTGCTTTCGAAACTCGCACGAAGCGCGAGCAATGAGCGGACGGCGGTGAGGATCGGCTACCTGCTCGCCGCCATGCTGCTGGTCAACGAAATCTCGGCCTGGGGATTCCGCCTCGTGCAGTTCGGTCCTGAATACATGGTCCGAAACCACCTTCCACTGCATATCTGCGGCGTCGCAAGCCTGATCACGGCCGCTACCCTGATATTCCGGAACAAGTACACTTACGAGATCGCCTACTTCTGGGGTCTCGTCGGTTCCGCCAACGCCGTGATCACTCCGGGCGCCATGGACACCGGCTTCCCATCGTGGCGTTTCTTCCAGTATTTCATTGTCCACTCAGGGATCGTCGTGGCCGTCCTGTACGCCACCTGGGGCCTGGGCATGCGGCCCACGCTGCGCGGACTCTTTCGCGCCTTCGTCGCCCTGAATTTGTTCGCCGTCATCGTGGGTATCGTAAACCTGCTAATGGGATCGAATTACATGTACCTTTCCCGGCCGCCCTGGGGTACGGTGTCGCCCTTCTTCTTCGCACCGTGGCCCTGGTACATCCCCATCCTCGACGTGGTCGCGCTCGCCATGTTTTTCGCCGTGTACCTGCCGGTGCATCTGTCACGTGGACGCGAAGCACGGCGGGTGCGGCCGGCTGCCCGGTCCGGGCCGGTGCCACCCGCCTAG
- a CDS encoding chloramphenicol phosphotransferase yields the protein MPDTTAGPGMAEPGTAVVLNGAPRSGKSSIASAIQRMSREPWMNLGADRFIEITPERLRPGIGLRPAGIANRPGGERPDLEPLIPIMYDAFYASIAAHLRLGLNVVADVAHHDDYATLSGILYDCARRLEGLRTYFVGVRCPAEIVWQRRKDTWLREQDLPDDAPVPELVRIWDREVHKPCIYDFEVDTSKSGAETCAGSILAHMETGPRPDAFRRLAAMSG from the coding sequence ATGCCGGATACCACGGCCGGGCCGGGTATGGCCGAACCGGGTACGGCCGTGGTGCTCAATGGCGCCCCCAGATCCGGAAAATCCAGTATCGCATCCGCCATCCAGCGAATGTCGCGGGAACCGTGGATGAACCTCGGCGCCGATCGATTCATCGAAATCACTCCGGAACGACTTCGCCCCGGGATCGGGCTTCGGCCCGCCGGTATCGCGAACCGGCCAGGCGGCGAAAGACCCGATCTCGAACCGTTGATACCCATCATGTACGATGCGTTCTACGCGTCCATCGCAGCCCACCTCCGACTGGGTCTGAACGTGGTGGCCGACGTCGCGCATCACGACGATTACGCCACGCTGAGCGGTATCCTTTACGACTGCGCAAGGCGCCTGGAGGGTTTGAGAACGTACTTCGTGGGCGTACGCTGTCCCGCCGAAATCGTGTGGCAACGCCGCAAGGACACCTGGCTCAGGGAACAAGACCTACCGGATGACGCGCCCGTGCCCGAACTGGTGCGGATCTGGGATCGGGAGGTGCACAAACCCTGTATCTACGACTTCGAAGTCGATACGTCTAAGTCGGGTGCCGAGACCTGTGCCGGCAGTATCCTGGCGCATATGGAAACCGGTCCCCGGCCAGACGCGTTCCGGCGGCTTGCCGCGATGTCCGGATGA
- a CDS encoding sialidase family protein, producing the protein MSWRVAEQRTIYREAGWYGAHPNVVRTPDGDLLTLFHRSPATGFSHHSHPLFDVRACRSGDEGRSWGPAELVTVYPHGGVIDFGTHTLSSGEIFLHASTVDLVLAQDPEVSKHTWVSRPGVGFHVRSPDNGRTWSHPEPFPPLPDAVNGHPASHTGVCRSGLLEMPDGRMLLPGKATDHPDGRPPFFGMMQSSTDGGHTWAYEGRISEDDVAHFSEPAIYRTPSGRILVLFRCHPNQPPGQDVHLVEVHSDDNGETWSPWRSTTMRGCPGHLLGLRDGRILATVGTRWEGQMGCLARILDPEAGDLDTAPDIVVRADSLASDCGYPWSVELKDGRVLVVYYFVYGDGTRGIEGSVLEEY; encoded by the coding sequence ATGAGCTGGCGCGTAGCGGAACAAAGAACGATCTACCGCGAAGCAGGCTGGTATGGCGCCCATCCGAACGTCGTCCGGACCCCCGATGGTGACCTGTTGACCCTGTTTCACCGGTCGCCCGCCACGGGGTTCAGCCACCACAGCCACCCGCTCTTCGATGTACGGGCCTGTCGCTCCGGTGACGAAGGACGGTCCTGGGGTCCGGCCGAACTGGTGACGGTCTATCCCCACGGCGGCGTGATCGATTTCGGGACCCACACGCTTTCCAGCGGAGAGATCTTCCTGCACGCCAGCACGGTGGACCTTGTACTAGCCCAGGATCCGGAAGTTTCCAAGCATACCTGGGTCTCCCGTCCCGGCGTGGGGTTCCACGTGCGTTCCCCGGACAACGGCAGGACCTGGTCGCACCCCGAACCGTTTCCGCCGCTCCCGGATGCCGTGAACGGCCATCCCGCCTCGCATACGGGCGTCTGCCGAAGCGGCCTGCTGGAGATGCCGGACGGGCGCATGCTGCTTCCGGGCAAGGCGACGGACCACCCGGATGGCCGCCCGCCGTTCTTCGGCATGATGCAATCGTCGACCGATGGCGGCCATACCTGGGCCTACGAAGGCCGTATCTCCGAGGACGACGTCGCCCATTTCAGCGAACCGGCGATCTACCGGACGCCGTCCGGCAGGATCCTGGTGCTCTTCCGCTGTCATCCGAACCAGCCGCCCGGACAGGACGTGCACCTGGTGGAAGTGCACTCGGACGACAACGGCGAGACCTGGTCGCCCTGGCGATCGACGACCATGCGGGGTTGCCCCGGACACCTGTTGGGGCTGCGGGACGGCCGCATCCTTGCCACGGTGGGTACCCGGTGGGAAGGACAGATGGGATGCCTGGCGCGGATACTCGATCCCGAGGCCGGCGACCTGGATACCGCGCCGGATATCGTCGTGCGCGCCGATTCACTGGCGTCCGATTGCGGGTATCCATGGTCGGTCGAATTGAAGGATGGACGAGTGCTGGTCGTTTACTATTTTGTCTATGGAGACGGCACACGGGGCATAGAAGGATCGGTGCTCGAGGAATACTGA
- a CDS encoding phytanoyl-CoA dioxygenase family protein, which produces MFQLDAHQKEFMDTFGYLHFPGLLDDRIGEIERAFDGLLKRHGGDDHEGLERLAVAPFINHDPYLCTLLDDPRIQGIAAGLLGERYQYWNSDGNFYVGDTRWHSDTQWPEPIRFYKMAIYLDPMTKDTGALRVIPGSHRFGEGYAETIHEHLSGKRDVWGGLHGSEVPAIAVETRPGDLAVFNHSTKHSAWGGGKKRRMFTLVYTGLHKDGRELEAFKKIIRQHGYTTREVFGGEDGPLLSTATPERLCHLQNLITHIPKAA; this is translated from the coding sequence ATGTTTCAACTGGATGCACACCAGAAGGAATTCATGGATACCTTCGGGTATCTGCACTTCCCCGGCCTGCTTGACGACCGGATCGGCGAGATAGAACGGGCTTTCGACGGGTTGTTGAAAAGGCACGGCGGCGATGACCACGAAGGCCTGGAGCGACTGGCCGTGGCGCCGTTCATAAACCACGACCCGTACCTGTGCACGCTGCTGGACGATCCCCGCATCCAGGGCATCGCCGCCGGTCTGCTGGGCGAGCGGTACCAGTACTGGAACAGCGACGGCAACTTCTACGTCGGGGACACGCGGTGGCATTCCGACACCCAGTGGCCCGAGCCCATCCGTTTCTACAAGATGGCCATCTACCTGGATCCCATGACGAAGGACACGGGCGCGTTGCGGGTTATACCGGGCAGTCACCGTTTCGGTGAGGGGTATGCGGAAACCATTCACGAACACCTCTCCGGCAAGCGGGACGTTTGGGGCGGACTGCACGGCAGCGAAGTCCCGGCAATCGCCGTCGAGACCCGGCCCGGCGACCTGGCGGTCTTCAACCATTCCACCAAGCACAGCGCCTGGGGCGGCGGGAAGAAAAGGCGCATGTTCACGCTCGTGTATACCGGATTACACAAGGACGGTCGTGAACTTGAGGCCTTCAAGAAGATCATCCGCCAACACGGCTATACAACGCGGGAGGTATTCGGCGGCGAGGACGGCCCCCTGCTTTCCACGGCCACGCCCGAACGGCTTTGTCACCTGCAAAACCTGATCACGCACATACCAAAAGCGGCTTGA
- a CDS encoding phytanoyl-CoA dioxygenase family protein, which produces MSLTRDQFQHFVDEGYVIVEGALTSDDLDPVIAGIEAFVDERASELHREGRISELHGTEPFERRLAQITRENTAIYDDIDIMNMRHEAVFRFLGNGRMLDLVESLVGPEITCSPIQHLRAKLPEDLNSLASHGNGGGNGGGSGEEDALTARIRENVAPWHQDAQVHLEDADPVFILTVWLPLCDTDEENGCLQIIPRVHHNRTVYWSEGFGIEEGRLPDGEVLSLPMRKGDILLMHKLIPHRSIPNRSGTIRWSLDLRYQQTGLPTGRSFYPNFIVRSQRHPEFVLSDYATWNRGWEEALKVTAQRPPRKNKPTEPTPIRMYG; this is translated from the coding sequence ATGTCTCTCACAAGAGATCAGTTTCAGCATTTCGTTGATGAAGGCTACGTCATCGTCGAAGGCGCGCTCACCAGTGACGACCTGGATCCGGTCATTGCGGGGATCGAGGCCTTTGTGGACGAACGGGCCAGCGAACTCCACCGCGAAGGACGCATTTCCGAGTTGCACGGGACCGAACCTTTCGAGCGGCGGCTGGCCCAGATCACGCGGGAGAACACCGCGATTTACGATGACATCGATATCATGAACATGCGGCACGAGGCGGTGTTCCGATTTCTCGGCAACGGCCGCATGCTGGACCTCGTGGAATCTCTCGTCGGACCCGAAATAACGTGCAGCCCCATTCAGCATCTGCGGGCGAAGCTGCCGGAGGACCTGAACAGCCTGGCAAGTCACGGGAATGGCGGCGGTAACGGTGGCGGCAGCGGCGAAGAGGACGCCCTGACCGCCCGCATCAGGGAGAACGTGGCGCCCTGGCACCAGGACGCGCAGGTGCATCTTGAGGACGCCGACCCGGTATTCATTCTCACCGTGTGGCTTCCCCTTTGCGACACCGACGAGGAGAACGGATGCCTGCAGATCATACCGAGGGTGCACCACAACCGGACCGTGTACTGGAGCGAAGGATTCGGCATCGAAGAAGGCCGGCTGCCCGATGGAGAGGTCCTGTCCCTGCCGATGAGGAAGGGTGACATCCTGCTCATGCACAAGCTGATTCCGCACCGGTCCATCCCCAATCGTTCGGGCACGATCCGGTGGAGCCTCGACTTGCGGTATCAACAGACCGGGCTACCCACGGGCCGGTCGTTCTACCCCAACTTCATCGTACGAAGCCAGCGCCACCCCGAGTTCGTGCTGTCGGACTACGCCACCTGGAACCGGGGTTGGGAGGAAGCACTGAAGGTCACGGCACAGCGTCCGCCCCGCAAGAACAAGCCCACCGAGCCGACCCCGATCCGGATGTACGGATAG